One window of the Labilibaculum sp. genome contains the following:
- a CDS encoding NADH:ubiquinone reductase (Na(+)-transporting) subunit D — protein sequence MSDKEPLFSAKNRKLLKNPLGSDNPITVQVLGICSALAVTAKLEPAVVMSLSVMAVLALANVIISLIRNTIPSRIRIIVQLVIVAALVIVVDQILKAFAYEVSKQLSVFVGLIITNCIIMGRLEAFALGNRPWPAFLDGIGNAAGYGLILIIVAFFRELLGSGSVYGFKVIPQAFYDMGYQNNGLMILPPMALITVGIIIWVQRSRDKSLIESN from the coding sequence ATGAGCGATAAAGAACCTTTATTCTCCGCTAAAAATCGGAAATTGCTGAAAAACCCATTGGGAAGCGACAACCCGATTACCGTTCAGGTATTAGGAATTTGTTCGGCTTTAGCGGTTACAGCAAAATTGGAACCGGCAGTGGTGATGAGCCTTTCGGTTATGGCCGTATTGGCACTTGCTAATGTAATTATTTCATTAATTCGAAATACTATCCCTTCACGTATTCGTATCATTGTTCAACTTGTAATTGTTGCAGCTTTGGTAATTGTTGTGGATCAAATATTAAAAGCTTTTGCTTACGAGGTAAGTAAACAACTATCTGTATTTGTTGGTCTGATTATTACCAACTGTATCATCATGGGACGCCTGGAAGCTTTTGCGCTTGGAAATCGTCCATGGCCGGCTTTTCTGGACGGTATTGGCAATGCTGCCGGATATGGCTTGATCTTAATTATTGTTGCATTTTTCCGTGAATTGTTAGGATCCGGATCAGTCTATGGTTTCAAAGTTATTCCTCAGGCATTTTATGATATGGGATATCAAAACAACGGTTTAATGATTCTTCCACCAATGGCATTAATTACAGTAGGAATTATTATTTGGGTTCAAAGATCTAGAGATAAATCTTTAATTGAGTCGAACTAA
- a CDS encoding Na+/H+ antiporter NhaC family protein — protein MFKQIYSILLIFLINLIPFFAYSSSNADPKVQGKLQVEFPKIIIANIPTRITISIDDTSSIPSETDSVWIQVNNEKISAKIDDRQVVFHYTFKEKKEFQIYFQNKSFTNTINPIPLWLSILPPLIAILMALFFKEVFSALFVGLFSGTLLIYSYQEASVFSAFFKAIFAISDTYILQSLADTGHISIILFSMLIGAMVNLITKNGGMQGIVNKLSKFAGSPRSGQFVTWLLGVLIFFDDYANTLIVGNTMRPVTDRLKISREKLAYIVDSTAAPVASIAMITTWIGIELSYIQSATVQINIDESPYSIFLNSLPTRFYPFFTLFFILMLVILKKDFGPMLKAEKKCRLELESESLESEVVPSELKEIQIDKNTPTRWYNAGIPVLIVILGTFAGLIYTGWDANIWNDTNLAFGKKLSHIIGASDSYLALLWSSLSAVLVALALTIGQRILSLGQAVDALVGGFKSMLTAILILVLAWALADITKDMHTADFISNTLIASNVSPILLPSFTFILSALIAFSTGSSWGTMAILYPLILPASWALCHSAGMSDLESMNIFYITVSAILAGSVLGDHCSPISDTTILSSLASSCNHIEHVRTQLPYALTVGIVSIFAGLLPAAYGVSSWILVPVGFVCLFLIVKYVGNKTE, from the coding sequence ATGTTCAAACAAATTTATTCAATCCTACTGATATTTCTAATCAATCTAATTCCCTTTTTTGCATATTCTTCAAGCAATGCGGACCCTAAAGTACAGGGTAAACTGCAGGTTGAATTTCCAAAAATTATCATCGCAAATATTCCTACACGAATTACAATATCAATAGATGATACAAGTAGCATTCCAAGTGAGACTGACAGTGTTTGGATTCAGGTAAACAACGAAAAAATATCAGCAAAAATTGATGACAGACAAGTTGTTTTTCACTACACTTTTAAAGAAAAAAAAGAATTTCAAATCTACTTCCAAAACAAAAGTTTCACCAATACGATCAATCCAATTCCTTTATGGCTCTCTATACTTCCTCCACTGATAGCCATTCTTATGGCTCTGTTTTTTAAAGAAGTATTTTCTGCTTTATTCGTAGGTCTGTTTTCTGGAACATTACTAATCTATTCGTATCAGGAAGCTTCCGTTTTTTCAGCCTTTTTTAAAGCCATATTTGCCATTTCGGATACATATATTCTTCAATCTTTGGCTGACACGGGTCATATTTCTATCATTCTATTTTCAATGTTAATAGGTGCAATGGTTAATTTAATTACCAAAAATGGAGGAATGCAAGGAATAGTAAATAAACTTTCCAAATTCGCAGGCAGTCCGAGATCGGGACAATTTGTAACATGGCTTTTAGGAGTTCTTATTTTCTTTGATGATTATGCGAATACATTAATCGTTGGAAATACAATGCGACCTGTTACCGACAGATTAAAAATATCAAGAGAAAAACTTGCATATATAGTTGATTCTACTGCTGCTCCTGTGGCATCGATCGCAATGATTACAACCTGGATTGGTATCGAATTAAGCTACATTCAATCTGCCACGGTTCAAATAAATATAGATGAAAGTCCGTACAGCATTTTTCTCAATTCTCTACCCACACGCTTTTATCCTTTCTTCACCCTATTTTTTATTTTAATGCTGGTGATTTTAAAAAAAGATTTTGGCCCCATGCTAAAAGCGGAAAAAAAATGCAGGCTTGAATTAGAATCAGAATCACTGGAAAGCGAAGTTGTACCATCCGAATTAAAAGAAATTCAGATAGATAAAAACACTCCTACCCGCTGGTACAATGCTGGCATACCAGTCTTAATTGTAATTTTAGGAACATTTGCAGGTTTGATTTATACTGGTTGGGATGCGAATATTTGGAACGATACAAATCTTGCCTTTGGTAAGAAACTCTCTCACATTATTGGAGCTTCAGATTCATACCTTGCCCTTTTGTGGTCCTCTCTTTCGGCAGTCTTGGTCGCTCTGGCACTTACGATCGGTCAACGCATACTCAGCTTAGGTCAAGCTGTAGATGCTCTGGTTGGTGGCTTTAAAAGCATGCTGACAGCAATTCTCATTTTAGTTCTTGCATGGGCATTGGCTGACATCACTAAAGACATGCATACTGCTGATTTTATTTCGAATACTCTAATTGCAAGTAATGTTTCACCAATTCTCTTGCCATCCTTTACATTTATCCTTTCAGCCTTAATCGCATTTTCAACTGGCTCTTCCTGGGGAACTATGGCAATTCTATATCCTTTAATTTTGCCTGCATCATGGGCATTGTGCCATTCTGCCGGAATGAGTGATCTTGAAAGCATGAATATTTTCTACATTACTGTTTCTGCTATATTAGCTGGTTCTGTATTGGGTGATCATTGTTCACCAATTTCCGACACAACCATTCTTAGTTCTCTGGCAAGCTCCTGCAACCATATTGAACACGTACGAACACAATTACCTTATGCTTTAACTGTAGGTATCGTTTCTATTTTTGCCGGTTTGCTTCCTGCCGCCTACGGGGTTTCTTCCTGGATTTTAGTACCTGTTGGATTTGTATGTCTTTTTTTAATTGTGAAGTACGTAGGAAACAAAACAGAATAA
- a CDS encoding arsinothricin resistance N-acetyltransferase ArsN1 family B, with product MIKNVCFSDAEDICKIYNHYIKNTVITFEENEVSPKEMESRIFSITAKLPWIVFSENGKMYGYAYASEWKSRCAYKYSVETTVYLHPDARGKGIGTMLYQELIRKLLKLDLHAAIGGIALPNDASVALHEKIGFGKVAHFKEVGYKFNKWIDVGYWELILK from the coding sequence ATGATAAAAAATGTATGCTTTTCTGATGCTGAAGACATCTGTAAAATTTATAATCATTATATAAAAAATACTGTAATTACTTTCGAGGAAAATGAGGTTTCTCCCAAAGAAATGGAATCAAGAATTTTCAGTATAACAGCTAAACTGCCATGGATTGTTTTTTCTGAGAATGGAAAAATGTACGGCTATGCTTATGCGAGTGAATGGAAATCAAGATGTGCTTATAAATATTCTGTCGAAACCACGGTTTACCTGCATCCTGATGCAAGGGGAAAAGGAATTGGTACTATGTTGTATCAGGAATTAATAAGAAAACTGTTAAAACTAGACCTGCATGCGGCAATTGGTGGTATTGCTTTACCAAATGATGCCAGTGTTGCATTGCACGAAAAAATCGGCTTCGGGAAGGTAGCGCATTTTAAGGAGGTAGGATATAAATTTAATAAATGGATAGATGTAGGATATTGGGAATTGATATTGAAATAG
- the nqrC gene encoding NADH:ubiquinone reductase (Na(+)-transporting) subunit C, which produces MNTQSNTYTFLYASVMVVLVAAVLSFAALQLKPRQTRNIEIEKKQDILKAVNVASTPENAEELYSKYIVKALIVNSEGVVTSEDKNETFGVDLKIENNKKNVVERKLPVFVFSKEGIGEKMIIPILGKGMWGPIWGFVSLEPDGKTIYGATFGNKGETPGLGAEISKSEFQEPFTGKQIFDETGKFTSLTLVKGGGAVGHPHEFDAVSGGTVTSKGLEAMLQDNLSSYEKFLKSSK; this is translated from the coding sequence ATGAATACTCAAAGCAATACATATACATTTCTTTATGCCTCTGTTATGGTGGTGTTAGTTGCGGCGGTTCTTTCTTTTGCTGCTTTGCAACTTAAGCCACGCCAAACGAGGAATATAGAAATAGAGAAAAAGCAAGACATCTTAAAAGCTGTGAACGTTGCTTCTACTCCCGAAAATGCTGAAGAGCTTTACAGTAAATACATTGTAAAAGCTTTAATTGTAAACTCCGAAGGAGTTGTTACTTCAGAAGATAAGAATGAAACTTTTGGAGTTGACCTGAAAATTGAGAATAATAAAAAAAATGTGGTAGAAAGAAAACTACCTGTTTTCGTGTTTAGTAAAGAAGGAATAGGCGAGAAAATGATTATTCCAATTCTGGGTAAAGGAATGTGGGGACCTATTTGGGGCTTTGTTTCTTTGGAACCTGATGGAAAAACTATTTATGGTGCTACATTCGGAAACAAAGGTGAAACTCCCGGTTTAGGTGCTGAAATTTCAAAATCTGAATTTCAGGAACCATTTACAGGAAAGCAAATTTTTGATGAGACAGGAAAGTTTACCTCTTTAACCTTGGTTAAAGGAGGTGGTGCTGTTGGCCATCCTCACGAATTTGATGCAGTATCTGGTGGTACTGTTACCTCAAAAGGTTTGGAAGCTATGCTTCAAGATAACCTAAGTAGTTATGAAAAGTTTTTAAAATCTTCTAAATAA
- the nqrF gene encoding NADH:ubiquinone reductase (Na(+)-transporting) subunit F, which translates to MILLTTQGTVIATSIVIFLLVILVLVSILLYAKKKLTPSGEVTIDINEGNLKLVVEPGNTLLGTLGAQKIFLPSACGGGGTCAMCKCQVHDGAGSILPTETGYFTRKEAQNDWRLACQVKVKEDLSMSIPQEIMGIKKWECEVVSNKNVATFIKEFVVRLPEGEILDFKSGGYIQIDVPKIDVDFKDMIIEDKYRGEWEQFKMFDLKMKNPEPTYRAYSMANHPAEGNIVMLNIRIATPPFDRVNGGWMNVNPGICSSFIFSRKPGDKVTVSGPYGEFFIKETNNEMMFIGGGAGMAPMRSHIFHLFHTVKTGRKATFWYGARSLKEVFYAEQFDAIAADFPNFEWHLALSEPQPEDNWEGPTGFIHQVIYDNYLSKHEEPEDVEYYLCGPPMMNSAVTNMLYELGVPDEMVEFDDFGS; encoded by the coding sequence ATGATATTATTAACAACACAGGGAACAGTTATTGCCACAAGTATTGTGATCTTTCTACTTGTGATCCTGGTACTGGTTTCTATCCTTTTGTATGCAAAAAAGAAACTTACTCCATCAGGAGAGGTGACTATTGATATTAATGAAGGAAACCTAAAATTGGTTGTAGAGCCGGGCAATACCCTATTGGGAACTTTAGGAGCTCAAAAAATATTCTTGCCATCAGCTTGTGGTGGTGGTGGAACCTGCGCAATGTGTAAGTGTCAGGTGCATGACGGAGCAGGAAGTATACTACCAACAGAAACAGGCTATTTTACTCGTAAAGAAGCACAGAATGATTGGCGTCTGGCTTGTCAGGTAAAAGTAAAAGAAGACTTAAGCATGTCGATTCCTCAGGAAATTATGGGAATCAAGAAATGGGAGTGTGAAGTTGTTTCCAATAAAAACGTAGCTACTTTTATTAAGGAGTTTGTGGTTAGATTACCGGAAGGTGAAATTCTTGATTTCAAATCGGGAGGATACATACAAATTGATGTTCCTAAAATCGATGTAGACTTTAAGGATATGATTATTGAAGACAAATATCGGGGAGAATGGGAACAGTTTAAGATGTTTGATCTTAAAATGAAAAACCCGGAACCTACATATCGTGCCTATTCAATGGCTAACCATCCTGCCGAAGGAAATATTGTAATGTTGAACATTCGTATTGCAACTCCTCCATTCGATCGTGTAAACGGTGGTTGGATGAATGTGAATCCAGGTATTTGTTCTTCTTTTATTTTCTCTCGGAAACCGGGTGATAAAGTTACCGTTTCTGGACCTTACGGTGAATTCTTTATTAAAGAAACCAATAACGAGATGATGTTTATTGGTGGTGGTGCTGGTATGGCTCCAATGCGTTCTCATATCTTTCACTTGTTCCATACTGTGAAAACCGGTCGTAAGGCTACTTTCTGGTATGGTGCACGTTCATTAAAAGAGGTGTTTTATGCAGAGCAGTTCGATGCTATCGCTGCTGATTTCCCTAATTTCGAGTGGCACTTAGCTCTATCTGAGCCTCAGCCGGAAGATAATTGGGAAGGACCAACTGGATTTATTCACCAGGTGATTTACGACAACTACCTAAGCAAACATGAGGAGCCGGAAGATGTTGAGTATTACCTTTGTGGACCTCCAATGATGAATTCTGCTGTTACAAACATGCTTTATGAGTTAGGAGTACCAGACGAAATGGTCGAATTTGACGATTTTGGATCGTAA
- a CDS encoding FAD:protein FMN transferase, translating to MRNLFNSFALVGILILSSCQNNSKNYYFDEGQIFGTFYHITYEYTGDKSLHDNIMAKLAEFDLSLSTYKPQSVISRVNTNDTSVVLDHYFLTTFKRGEEISRITNGAFDMTVAPLVNAWGFGFKNKLDPEMIPVDSLLEIVGYEKVHLINGKIVKDDPRIMFDASAIAKGYGVDVVADLLELNGVRNYMVEIGGEIRAKGENDKGRIWRVGIDKPIDDPSTMSREIQEVVQMGNGALATSGNYRQYYIKNGKKYAHTIDPRIGYPVQHSLLSASVFAPDCMSADAYATSFMVLGLEESIKIVEKDSLLEAYFIYTDSLGNYKTYVSEKLKDSLIK from the coding sequence ATGAGAAATTTATTTAATTCATTCGCTCTTGTTGGTATCCTGATCTTATCATCGTGCCAAAACAATAGTAAAAATTATTATTTCGATGAAGGGCAGATATTTGGCACCTTCTATCACATCACATACGAGTATACAGGCGACAAAAGTCTTCATGATAACATAATGGCTAAGTTAGCAGAATTCGACCTGTCTCTGTCCACTTATAAGCCTCAGTCGGTAATTTCAAGGGTAAACACTAACGATACAAGTGTAGTGCTGGATCACTATTTTCTAACAACCTTTAAAAGAGGAGAAGAAATTTCGAGGATTACGAATGGTGCATTTGATATGACTGTTGCACCTTTGGTTAACGCCTGGGGTTTTGGATTTAAGAATAAGCTCGATCCTGAGATGATTCCTGTTGATAGTTTGCTGGAAATTGTTGGCTATGAAAAAGTACATTTGATAAATGGGAAAATTGTAAAGGACGATCCCAGAATAATGTTCGATGCTAGTGCTATTGCAAAAGGATATGGTGTTGATGTTGTTGCCGATCTTTTGGAATTAAATGGCGTTAGGAATTACATGGTTGAAATTGGAGGTGAAATTCGCGCTAAAGGTGAAAATGATAAAGGCAGAATCTGGCGTGTGGGTATTGATAAGCCAATTGATGATCCATCAACCATGTCGAGAGAAATACAAGAGGTAGTTCAGATGGGAAATGGAGCCTTGGCTACTTCGGGAAACTATCGTCAGTACTACATTAAGAATGGGAAAAAATATGCTCACACAATTGATCCCCGTATAGGATATCCAGTTCAGCACAGTTTGCTTTCGGCTTCGGTATTTGCTCCGGATTGTATGTCAGCCGATGCCTATGCAACCAGTTTTATGGTGTTGGGATTGGAAGAAAGCATTAAAATAGTTGAGAAAGATTCACTTCTGGAGGCTTATTTTATTTATACGGATTCTTTGGGAAATTATAAAACCTATGTGAGTGAAAAGCTGAAGGATTCACTCATAAAGTAG
- the nqrE gene encoding NADH:ubiquinone reductase (Na(+)-transporting) subunit E — protein sequence MENLINIFIKSVFIDNMVFAFFLGMCSYLAVSKTVKTSVGLGIAVIFVLGITVPLNYLLNKYILVSGALTWVDPSFADVDLSFLSFIMFIAVIASLVQLVEMIVEKFAPALYSSLGIFLPLIAVNCAILGGSLFMQERDYGTLAEATSFGLGSGLGWFLAIIGIAAIREKIRYSNIPAPLRGLGITFIVTGLMGIAFMSFMGIKL from the coding sequence ATGGAAAATCTGATTAATATATTTATCAAGTCGGTTTTTATCGACAACATGGTGTTCGCATTCTTCTTAGGAATGTGTTCGTATCTGGCTGTTTCCAAAACAGTAAAAACATCAGTTGGCCTTGGCATAGCTGTAATATTTGTTTTGGGAATAACCGTTCCTTTAAATTACCTGTTAAACAAATACATTTTGGTAAGTGGAGCTCTTACATGGGTAGATCCTTCATTCGCTGATGTAGATTTAAGCTTTTTAAGCTTTATCATGTTTATTGCAGTAATTGCTTCTTTGGTACAGTTGGTTGAAATGATTGTAGAAAAATTTGCTCCGGCTCTTTATTCTTCTTTGGGTATCTTTCTTCCCTTAATTGCTGTTAACTGTGCAATTTTAGGAGGATCTCTTTTCATGCAGGAAAGAGACTATGGTACTTTGGCAGAGGCAACCTCATTTGGTCTTGGATCAGGTCTGGGTTGGTTTCTTGCTATTATTGGTATCGCTGCAATTCGTGAAAAAATCCGTTACTCAAATATTCCTGCTCCATTACGTGGACTTGGAATTACATTTATTGTAACAGGATTAATGGGGATTGCTTTTATGAGCTTTATGGGGATCAAACTCTAA
- a CDS encoding thiamine pyrophosphate-dependent enzyme, whose product MSEMVKEDKETKKENLSFNDFTIEVLEDYRIANVSRQLSIWGRKEVLTGKAKFGIFGDGKEVAQIAMAKAFNKGDWRSGYYRDQTFMLASGMLSSEEFFAQLFGETELDKNPANGGRLMNNHYASRSLNADGSWKNLTNQKNSSADISPTAGQMPRLLGLAYASKIFRQNNELHAFSEFSDKGNEVAFGTIGDSSTSEGHFWETINAAGVLQVPMAMSVWDDGWGISVPNKYQTTKSNISEVLKGFEKDENGDGYLIYKAKGWDYPSLCKMYMEGVELCRKDHVPVLFHVTEMTQPLGHSTSGSHERYKTKERLDWENEYDPIKKMREWILSLELATEESLDKIENVALKEVKAARKAAWKSFSDPIIEERDVLIELVKNAGCDCKKTERIDKIVNDLKKLIHPVRKDNFTAAKKILRFICSSCESFKPLKSQLQLWLKNSLEENHERYSSHLYSETDLRVQNIKTCAPVYSDESKMVNGREVLRDNFDKLFSKYPLLLTFGEDTGFIGGVNQSLEGMQKKYGELRVTDTGIREATILGQGIGLALRGLRPIAEIQYFDYLLYALQTMSDDLATLQYRTKGGQKAPVIIRTRGHRLEGIWHSGSPLSMVINSIRGIHVCVPRDMTKAAGFYNTLLESDEPALVIEPLNGYRLKEKMPDNLGEFNTPLGIPEVLEEGTDITLVTYGSCVRIAEDAVKQLKDFNISVELIDVQTLLPFDINSRILESVKKTNRIVFFDEDVPGGATAFMMQKVLEEQNAYYHLDSEPRTITAKDHRPAYGTDGDYFSNPNAEDVFEIIYDIMRESNPQKFPPIYTN is encoded by the coding sequence ATGTCAGAAATGGTAAAAGAAGATAAGGAGACAAAAAAAGAAAATTTGTCATTCAACGATTTTACAATTGAGGTGCTGGAAGATTATCGAATTGCCAATGTTAGTCGCCAGTTAAGTATATGGGGGCGAAAAGAAGTATTAACAGGTAAAGCGAAATTTGGAATATTTGGAGATGGAAAAGAAGTTGCTCAGATTGCTATGGCCAAAGCCTTTAATAAAGGAGACTGGCGCTCTGGGTATTATCGCGATCAAACTTTTATGCTTGCCTCTGGAATGTTATCAAGTGAGGAATTTTTTGCTCAATTATTTGGTGAGACCGAACTAGACAAAAATCCGGCTAATGGTGGGCGTTTAATGAATAATCATTATGCATCCAGAAGTTTAAATGCGGACGGAAGCTGGAAAAATTTAACAAATCAGAAAAATTCATCCGCTGATATTTCACCAACAGCGGGTCAAATGCCTAGATTGCTCGGCTTAGCTTACGCATCAAAAATTTTCAGACAGAATAATGAATTACATGCGTTTTCTGAGTTTTCAGATAAGGGAAACGAGGTTGCTTTCGGCACAATAGGTGATTCCAGTACTTCCGAAGGTCATTTTTGGGAAACCATTAATGCTGCAGGTGTTCTGCAGGTACCTATGGCTATGAGTGTTTGGGATGATGGATGGGGAATTTCTGTTCCTAATAAGTATCAAACTACAAAATCGAACATCTCAGAAGTCCTTAAGGGGTTTGAAAAGGATGAAAATGGAGATGGTTACTTAATTTATAAGGCTAAGGGATGGGATTATCCTTCACTTTGTAAAATGTATATGGAAGGAGTTGAGCTTTGCCGTAAAGATCATGTTCCTGTTTTATTTCATGTGACAGAAATGACTCAACCCTTAGGGCACTCAACCTCGGGTTCGCACGAACGTTACAAAACTAAGGAACGTCTCGATTGGGAAAATGAATATGATCCAATTAAAAAAATGAGAGAATGGATTCTTTCCCTGGAATTAGCGACAGAAGAAAGCTTAGACAAAATAGAAAATGTAGCACTGAAAGAAGTAAAAGCGGCAAGAAAAGCGGCTTGGAAGTCTTTTTCTGATCCGATAATAGAAGAAAGAGATGTATTGATTGAATTGGTGAAGAATGCCGGTTGCGATTGTAAGAAAACAGAAAGAATAGACAAAATTGTAAATGATCTTAAAAAGCTTATTCATCCGGTTCGAAAGGATAATTTTACGGCAGCAAAGAAAATATTACGTTTTATTTGTAGTTCATGTGAAAGCTTTAAACCTTTAAAGTCGCAATTGCAGTTGTGGCTTAAAAATTCTCTTGAGGAAAATCATGAACGATACAGCAGTCATTTATACAGCGAGACTGATTTAAGAGTGCAAAATATCAAAACCTGTGCTCCTGTTTACTCTGACGAATCAAAAATGGTAAACGGACGTGAAGTTCTTCGCGATAATTTCGATAAACTTTTTAGTAAATATCCTTTGTTGTTGACTTTTGGTGAAGATACCGGCTTTATTGGTGGTGTAAACCAGAGTTTGGAAGGAATGCAGAAGAAATACGGCGAGCTTAGAGTTACAGATACAGGAATTAGAGAGGCTACCATTTTAGGGCAGGGAATTGGTTTGGCATTAAGAGGATTGCGTCCAATTGCCGAGATCCAATACTTCGATTATCTGCTGTATGCATTGCAAACTATGAGTGATGATTTGGCTACATTGCAATACAGAACCAAAGGAGGACAAAAAGCACCGGTAATTATTCGTACCCGCGGTCATCGTTTGGAAGGAATTTGGCATTCGGGTTCTCCTCTAAGCATGGTGATTAACTCAATCAGAGGAATTCATGTGTGTGTGCCAAGAGATATGACCAAGGCAGCAGGCTTTTACAATACACTTTTAGAATCGGACGAGCCGGCATTAGTAATTGAGCCACTCAATGGTTACAGATTAAAGGAAAAAATGCCTGATAATTTAGGGGAATTTAATACTCCATTAGGGATTCCTGAAGTTCTAGAAGAAGGGACTGACATTACCTTAGTTACTTATGGTTCATGTGTTCGAATTGCTGAAGATGCAGTTAAGCAGTTAAAAGATTTTAATATCTCAGTTGAACTGATTGATGTTCAGACTTTATTGCCATTTGATATTAATAGTCGAATTCTTGAATCGGTAAAGAAAACCAATCGGATTGTATTTTTCGATGAGGATGTACCTGGAGGAGCTACTGCTTTTATGATGCAGAAAGTGCTGGAAGAACAAAATGCTTATTATCATTTGGATTCAGAACCTAGAACAATTACTGCTAAAGATCACCGGCCTGCATATGGTACTGATGGAGATTATTTTTCAAATCCCAATGCAGAGGATGTATTTGAGATAATTTATGACATCATGAGGGAATCAAATCCTCAAAAATTTCCACCTATATATACCAATTAA